Proteins co-encoded in one Acidimicrobiia bacterium genomic window:
- a CDS encoding NB-ARC domain-containing protein produces MSLTTSELLRDAPVELVDLGEHRLRDLGDPEYIHQVIHPELTREFAPLRSIESFPTNLPLQTTSFVGREEDMADVIDALDGARVVTLTGVGGVGKTRLAIQVAAELLPRFRDGAWLVELGPLTDPAGLPDVIAAALAIQPRQGMSMAESIVDALRAKELLVVFDNCEHLIGAAARTVDAIVRACPGVRVLATSRKGLGLRGERQMTVPSLDLTSESVQLFADRAQEAGGRFELDANTEPAVAQICARLDGIPLAIELAAARTRMMTPAEIAARLDERF; encoded by the coding sequence GTGTCGCTCACCACGAGCGAGCTGCTCCGCGACGCGCCGGTGGAGCTCGTGGACCTCGGCGAGCACCGGCTGCGCGATCTCGGCGATCCCGAGTACATCCACCAGGTGATCCACCCGGAGCTCACCCGCGAGTTCGCGCCGCTGCGCTCGATCGAGAGCTTCCCGACCAACCTGCCGCTCCAGACGACGTCGTTCGTCGGACGAGAAGAGGACATGGCCGACGTGATCGACGCGCTCGACGGCGCACGCGTGGTGACCCTCACCGGCGTCGGCGGTGTCGGCAAGACCCGACTCGCGATCCAGGTTGCCGCCGAGCTCCTCCCCCGCTTCCGCGACGGCGCGTGGCTCGTCGAGCTCGGGCCCTTGACCGACCCGGCGGGCTTGCCCGACGTGATCGCGGCGGCGCTCGCGATCCAGCCGCGTCAGGGCATGTCGATGGCCGAGAGCATCGTCGACGCGCTGCGCGCGAAAGAGCTCCTCGTGGTGTTCGACAACTGCGAGCACCTGATCGGCGCTGCCGCTCGCACGGTCGACGCCATCGTGCGAGCCTGCCCGGGCGTGCGCGTGCTCGCGACCAGCCGCAAAGGGTTGGGGCTCCGAGGCGAACGGCAGATGACCGTGCCCTCCCTCGACCTGACCAGTGAGTCGGTGCAGCTCTTCGCCGACCGCGCCCAGGAAGCAGGCGGCCGGTTCGAGCTCGACGCGAACACCGAGCCTGCCGTCGCACAGATCTGCGCCCGCCTCGACGGCATCCCGCTCGCGATCGAGCTCGCGGCGGCGCGCACGCGCATGATGACGCCTGCAGAGATCGCGGCGCGGCTCGACGAGCGGTTC